The following coding sequences are from one Coffea arabica cultivar ET-39 chromosome 11e, Coffea Arabica ET-39 HiFi, whole genome shotgun sequence window:
- the LOC113719301 gene encoding uncharacterized protein isoform X5 translates to MAASLSVSCATQSWNLPLRLLRQTGSSRLGSRLRVSAVENQMATPDDDDNAKQPSTKKMSSVIDSHLHVWASPQECMKEAGVDGALIVQPINHKFDHSYVTSVLKKYPSKFVGCCLANPTEDGKGIEEFENLILKDGYRAVRFNPYLWPSGQQMTNDIGKAIFSKAGELGVPVGFMCMKGLNLHISEIKELCMEFPKTTVLLDHLAFCKPPICVSSFRNDEESKLFSELLKLSRFPQVYVKFSALFRVSRNPYPYDDLCQVLSQVVSSFGANRVMWGSDFPYVVAECGYKEAKEAAFRLAQQVPLSSSEMESIMGNTIQRVFKSQWFR, encoded by the exons ATGGCAGCGAGTTTGAGTGTGAGTTGCGCAACTCAGTCCTGGAACTTACCCCTAAGACTACTGAGGCAGACTGGTTCTAGTAGACTTGGAAGTCGATTACGGGTCTCAGCAGTAGAGAATCAAATGGCAACCcctgatgatgatgataatgcTAAGCAACCAAGCACCAAGAAGATGTCCAGCGTAATCGACTCGCATCTGCACGTTTGGGCTTCTCCTCAGGAG TGCATGAAAGAAGCAGGGGTAGATGGTGCACTCATAGTGCAGCCCATAAATCACAAATTTGATCATTCTTACGTGACAAG TGTGCTGAAGAAGTATCCATCCAAGTTTGTCGGTTGCTGCCTTGCAAATCCAACTGAAGATGGAAAAGGAATTGAAGAGTTTGAGAATCTTATCTTGAAG GATGGTTACCGCGCAGTACGTTTTAATCCGTATTTGTGGCCTTCTGGTCAACAG ATGACAAATGACATTGGGAAGGCTATTTTCTCAAAAGCAGGAGAACTTGGAGTTCCAGTGGGTTTTATGTGCATGAAG GGTCTGAATTTGCATATATCAGAAATTAAGGAACTGTGCATGGAATTTCCTAAAACAACTGTTTTGCTCGATCATCTGGCCTTCTGTAAACCACCAAT ATGCGTCTCATCTTTCAGAAATGACGAGGAAAGCAAACTCTTCTCTGAACTGCTAAAGTTGTCCCGATTTCCGCAA GTTTACGTAAAATTTAGCGCCTTGTTTCGAGTGTCGAGAAATCCATATCCGTATGATGATTTATGCCAAGTTCTATCCCAAGTAGTTTCCAGCTTCGGTGCAAACCGAGTCATGTGGGGAAG TGACTTTCCTTACGTTGTCGCTGAGTGTGGCTACAAAGAAGCAAAAGAAGCTGCCTTTCGGCTTGCCCAACAAGTGCCCTTGTCATCTTCAGAAATGGAATCAATCATGGGGAATACGATTCAGCGCGTATTCAAATCTCAGTGGTTTCGTTAG
- the LOC113719301 gene encoding uncharacterized protein isoform X1 produces the protein MAASLSVSCATQSWNLPLRLLRQTGSSRLGSRLRVSAVENQMATPDDDDNAKQPSTKKMSSVIDSHLHVWASPQEAADNYPYFPGQEPTLPGHADYLLRCMKEAGVDGALIVQPINHKFDHSYVTSVLKKYPSKFVGCCLANPTEDGKGIEEFENLILKDGYRAVRFNPYLWPSGQQMTNDIGKAIFSKAGELGVPVGFMCMKGLNLHISEIKELCMEFPKTTVLLDHLAFCKPPICVSSFRNDEESKLFSELLKLSRFPQVYVKFSALFRVSRNPYPYDDLCQVLSQVVSSFGANRVMWGSDFPYVVAECGYKEAKEAAFRLAQQVPLSSSEMESIMGNTIQRVFKSQWFR, from the exons ATGGCAGCGAGTTTGAGTGTGAGTTGCGCAACTCAGTCCTGGAACTTACCCCTAAGACTACTGAGGCAGACTGGTTCTAGTAGACTTGGAAGTCGATTACGGGTCTCAGCAGTAGAGAATCAAATGGCAACCcctgatgatgatgataatgcTAAGCAACCAAGCACCAAGAAGATGTCCAGCGTAATCGACTCGCATCTGCACGTTTGGGCTTCTCCTCAGGAG GCTGCAGACAATTACCCCTATTTTCCCGGCCAAGAACCCACCTTACCAGGTCATGCTGACTATTTGCTCCGG TGCATGAAAGAAGCAGGGGTAGATGGTGCACTCATAGTGCAGCCCATAAATCACAAATTTGATCATTCTTACGTGACAAG TGTGCTGAAGAAGTATCCATCCAAGTTTGTCGGTTGCTGCCTTGCAAATCCAACTGAAGATGGAAAAGGAATTGAAGAGTTTGAGAATCTTATCTTGAAG GATGGTTACCGCGCAGTACGTTTTAATCCGTATTTGTGGCCTTCTGGTCAACAG ATGACAAATGACATTGGGAAGGCTATTTTCTCAAAAGCAGGAGAACTTGGAGTTCCAGTGGGTTTTATGTGCATGAAG GGTCTGAATTTGCATATATCAGAAATTAAGGAACTGTGCATGGAATTTCCTAAAACAACTGTTTTGCTCGATCATCTGGCCTTCTGTAAACCACCAAT ATGCGTCTCATCTTTCAGAAATGACGAGGAAAGCAAACTCTTCTCTGAACTGCTAAAGTTGTCCCGATTTCCGCAA GTTTACGTAAAATTTAGCGCCTTGTTTCGAGTGTCGAGAAATCCATATCCGTATGATGATTTATGCCAAGTTCTATCCCAAGTAGTTTCCAGCTTCGGTGCAAACCGAGTCATGTGGGGAAG TGACTTTCCTTACGTTGTCGCTGAGTGTGGCTACAAAGAAGCAAAAGAAGCTGCCTTTCGGCTTGCCCAACAAGTGCCCTTGTCATCTTCAGAAATGGAATCAATCATGGGGAATACGATTCAGCGCGTATTCAAATCTCAGTGGTTTCGTTAG
- the LOC113719301 gene encoding uncharacterized protein isoform X2 has protein sequence MAASLSVSCATQSWNLPLRLLRQTGSSRLGSRLRVSAVENQMATPDDDDNAKQPSTKKMSSVIDSHLHVWASPQEAADNYPYFPGQEPTLPGHADYLLRCMKEAGVDGALIVQPINHKFDHSYVTSVLKKYPSKFVGCCLANPTEDGKGIEEFENLILKDGYRAVRFNPYLWPSGQQMTNDIGKAIFSKAGELGVPVGFMCMKGLNLHISEIKELCMEFPKTTVLLDHLAFCKPPINDEESKLFSELLKLSRFPQVYVKFSALFRVSRNPYPYDDLCQVLSQVVSSFGANRVMWGSDFPYVVAECGYKEAKEAAFRLAQQVPLSSSEMESIMGNTIQRVFKSQWFR, from the exons ATGGCAGCGAGTTTGAGTGTGAGTTGCGCAACTCAGTCCTGGAACTTACCCCTAAGACTACTGAGGCAGACTGGTTCTAGTAGACTTGGAAGTCGATTACGGGTCTCAGCAGTAGAGAATCAAATGGCAACCcctgatgatgatgataatgcTAAGCAACCAAGCACCAAGAAGATGTCCAGCGTAATCGACTCGCATCTGCACGTTTGGGCTTCTCCTCAGGAG GCTGCAGACAATTACCCCTATTTTCCCGGCCAAGAACCCACCTTACCAGGTCATGCTGACTATTTGCTCCGG TGCATGAAAGAAGCAGGGGTAGATGGTGCACTCATAGTGCAGCCCATAAATCACAAATTTGATCATTCTTACGTGACAAG TGTGCTGAAGAAGTATCCATCCAAGTTTGTCGGTTGCTGCCTTGCAAATCCAACTGAAGATGGAAAAGGAATTGAAGAGTTTGAGAATCTTATCTTGAAG GATGGTTACCGCGCAGTACGTTTTAATCCGTATTTGTGGCCTTCTGGTCAACAG ATGACAAATGACATTGGGAAGGCTATTTTCTCAAAAGCAGGAGAACTTGGAGTTCCAGTGGGTTTTATGTGCATGAAG GGTCTGAATTTGCATATATCAGAAATTAAGGAACTGTGCATGGAATTTCCTAAAACAACTGTTTTGCTCGATCATCTGGCCTTCTGTAAACCACCAAT AAATGACGAGGAAAGCAAACTCTTCTCTGAACTGCTAAAGTTGTCCCGATTTCCGCAA GTTTACGTAAAATTTAGCGCCTTGTTTCGAGTGTCGAGAAATCCATATCCGTATGATGATTTATGCCAAGTTCTATCCCAAGTAGTTTCCAGCTTCGGTGCAAACCGAGTCATGTGGGGAAG TGACTTTCCTTACGTTGTCGCTGAGTGTGGCTACAAAGAAGCAAAAGAAGCTGCCTTTCGGCTTGCCCAACAAGTGCCCTTGTCATCTTCAGAAATGGAATCAATCATGGGGAATACGATTCAGCGCGTATTCAAATCTCAGTGGTTTCGTTAG
- the LOC113719301 gene encoding uncharacterized protein isoform X3 — MAASLSVSCATQSWNLPLRLLRQTGSSRLGSRLRVSAVENQMATPDDDDNAKQPSTKKMSSVIDSHLHVWASPQEAADNYPYFPGQEPTLPGHADYLLRCMKEAGVDGALIVQPINHKFDHSYVTSVLKKYPSKFVGCCLANPTEDGKGIEEFENLILKMTNDIGKAIFSKAGELGVPVGFMCMKGLNLHISEIKELCMEFPKTTVLLDHLAFCKPPICVSSFRNDEESKLFSELLKLSRFPQVYVKFSALFRVSRNPYPYDDLCQVLSQVVSSFGANRVMWGSDFPYVVAECGYKEAKEAAFRLAQQVPLSSSEMESIMGNTIQRVFKSQWFR; from the exons ATGGCAGCGAGTTTGAGTGTGAGTTGCGCAACTCAGTCCTGGAACTTACCCCTAAGACTACTGAGGCAGACTGGTTCTAGTAGACTTGGAAGTCGATTACGGGTCTCAGCAGTAGAGAATCAAATGGCAACCcctgatgatgatgataatgcTAAGCAACCAAGCACCAAGAAGATGTCCAGCGTAATCGACTCGCATCTGCACGTTTGGGCTTCTCCTCAGGAG GCTGCAGACAATTACCCCTATTTTCCCGGCCAAGAACCCACCTTACCAGGTCATGCTGACTATTTGCTCCGG TGCATGAAAGAAGCAGGGGTAGATGGTGCACTCATAGTGCAGCCCATAAATCACAAATTTGATCATTCTTACGTGACAAG TGTGCTGAAGAAGTATCCATCCAAGTTTGTCGGTTGCTGCCTTGCAAATCCAACTGAAGATGGAAAAGGAATTGAAGAGTTTGAGAATCTTATCTTGAAG ATGACAAATGACATTGGGAAGGCTATTTTCTCAAAAGCAGGAGAACTTGGAGTTCCAGTGGGTTTTATGTGCATGAAG GGTCTGAATTTGCATATATCAGAAATTAAGGAACTGTGCATGGAATTTCCTAAAACAACTGTTTTGCTCGATCATCTGGCCTTCTGTAAACCACCAAT ATGCGTCTCATCTTTCAGAAATGACGAGGAAAGCAAACTCTTCTCTGAACTGCTAAAGTTGTCCCGATTTCCGCAA GTTTACGTAAAATTTAGCGCCTTGTTTCGAGTGTCGAGAAATCCATATCCGTATGATGATTTATGCCAAGTTCTATCCCAAGTAGTTTCCAGCTTCGGTGCAAACCGAGTCATGTGGGGAAG TGACTTTCCTTACGTTGTCGCTGAGTGTGGCTACAAAGAAGCAAAAGAAGCTGCCTTTCGGCTTGCCCAACAAGTGCCCTTGTCATCTTCAGAAATGGAATCAATCATGGGGAATACGATTCAGCGCGTATTCAAATCTCAGTGGTTTCGTTAG
- the LOC113719301 gene encoding uncharacterized protein isoform X4 encodes MAASLSVSCATQSWNLPLRLLRQTGSSRLGSRLRVSAVENQMATPDDDDNAKQPSTKKMSSVIDSHLHVWASPQEAADNYPYFPGQEPTLPGHADYLLRCMKEAGVDGALIVQPINHKFDHSYVTSVLKKYPSKFVGCCLANPTEDGKGIEEFENLILKMTNDIGKAIFSKAGELGVPVGFMCMKGLNLHISEIKELCMEFPKTTVLLDHLAFCKPPINDEESKLFSELLKLSRFPQVYVKFSALFRVSRNPYPYDDLCQVLSQVVSSFGANRVMWGSDFPYVVAECGYKEAKEAAFRLAQQVPLSSSEMESIMGNTIQRVFKSQWFR; translated from the exons ATGGCAGCGAGTTTGAGTGTGAGTTGCGCAACTCAGTCCTGGAACTTACCCCTAAGACTACTGAGGCAGACTGGTTCTAGTAGACTTGGAAGTCGATTACGGGTCTCAGCAGTAGAGAATCAAATGGCAACCcctgatgatgatgataatgcTAAGCAACCAAGCACCAAGAAGATGTCCAGCGTAATCGACTCGCATCTGCACGTTTGGGCTTCTCCTCAGGAG GCTGCAGACAATTACCCCTATTTTCCCGGCCAAGAACCCACCTTACCAGGTCATGCTGACTATTTGCTCCGG TGCATGAAAGAAGCAGGGGTAGATGGTGCACTCATAGTGCAGCCCATAAATCACAAATTTGATCATTCTTACGTGACAAG TGTGCTGAAGAAGTATCCATCCAAGTTTGTCGGTTGCTGCCTTGCAAATCCAACTGAAGATGGAAAAGGAATTGAAGAGTTTGAGAATCTTATCTTGAAG ATGACAAATGACATTGGGAAGGCTATTTTCTCAAAAGCAGGAGAACTTGGAGTTCCAGTGGGTTTTATGTGCATGAAG GGTCTGAATTTGCATATATCAGAAATTAAGGAACTGTGCATGGAATTTCCTAAAACAACTGTTTTGCTCGATCATCTGGCCTTCTGTAAACCACCAAT AAATGACGAGGAAAGCAAACTCTTCTCTGAACTGCTAAAGTTGTCCCGATTTCCGCAA GTTTACGTAAAATTTAGCGCCTTGTTTCGAGTGTCGAGAAATCCATATCCGTATGATGATTTATGCCAAGTTCTATCCCAAGTAGTTTCCAGCTTCGGTGCAAACCGAGTCATGTGGGGAAG TGACTTTCCTTACGTTGTCGCTGAGTGTGGCTACAAAGAAGCAAAAGAAGCTGCCTTTCGGCTTGCCCAACAAGTGCCCTTGTCATCTTCAGAAATGGAATCAATCATGGGGAATACGATTCAGCGCGTATTCAAATCTCAGTGGTTTCGTTAG